The Montipora foliosa isolate CH-2021 chromosome 1, ASM3666993v2, whole genome shotgun sequence genome has a window encoding:
- the LOC137993620 gene encoding putative ankyrin repeat protein RF_0381, with protein sequence MLKFAVKRKPVELFHEAVHSKDLLRVTFLLEQNESQFHIDDIDEDGITALQRTCFTGTLHLVQLLVRYGADINIQDNEGWSVMHAATVARNHSIMRYLIAMGAPLGLENDQGELAIDLARDLQSVVILAEAMRRAGLIREVEDFLRDRPEVREILEDKLRQSVMVAQEKGRPRASSEILPSNMPLNLADTQNRRSSADYPRPATTDVNRKDNDPKGLSMDPRLCGVGQPNVYFLESSMDSNSLEFGGRNSCAFCPKCGKRRQQMVKRQSTVSLNSDSSDSSSSSDSAYSSGSTNSTGNLDNIELGNNGTISKSKQNNDLRAENNRAYARVRATTINIHQESVKNPNNRDSLSGQSRSTQQRFSSPTKQSSTGRSYSPAKNRSDTKRVKKTREYQFSPRERSFPIESKSNGSRGFGSAPIVSAVENVMHLNELNSRGVSLLHEAAAKGDAEEVKLLLLHGAEVNRQSLNGSSPLHEAVRTGNTITASILIQQGADLFTETDNGQLPIDLARNPNMKRLIGNAMALK encoded by the coding sequence ATGTTGAAGTTCGCTGTGAAGCGCAAGCCAGTGGAATTATTTCATGAAGCAGTCCACAGTAAGGACTTATTGCGAGTGACATTTCTTCTCGAGCAGAACGAATCGCAGTTTCACATCGATGACATCGATGAAGATGGTATCACCGCTCTTCAGCGGACTTGCTTTACAGGAACACTCCATCTGGTTCAACTGCTGGTAAGGTACGGAGCAGACATCAATATTCAAGATAATGAAGGATGGAGTGTAATGCATGCAGCAACTGTGGCTCGTAACCATTCGATTATGCGCTATCTTATAGCCATGGGCGCCCCGTTGGGTTTAGAAAACGATCAAGGAGAGTTGGCTATTGATCTTGCACGCGATCTACAATCTGTCGTGATCCTCGCCGAAGCCATGAGACGGGCAGGGTTAATCAGAGAAGTAGAGGATTTCTTGAGAGACAGGCCTGAAGTGCGGGAAATTCTCGAGGATAAGTTAAGACAAAGCGTAATGGTAGCACAGGAAAAAGGGCGTCCCAGAGCATCTAGCGAAATTTTGCCTTCAAATATGCCGTTAAATTTGGCGGACACGCAAAACAGGCGCAGTTCCGCGGATTACCCACGACCGGCAACCACAGATGTCAATCGAAAAGATAACGATCCCAAAGGGTTATCAATGGACCCGCGCCTCTGTGGTGTGGGACAACCCAACGTATATTTTCTCGAAAGCTCGATGGACTCAAACTCTTTGGAGTTCGGTGGAAGGAATTCGTGCGCATTTTGCCCGAAATGCGGCAAACGTCGGCAGCAGATGGTCAAGAGGCAATCGACTGTTTCCCTCAATTCAGATTCATCCGATTCATCGTCGTCGTCCGACTCTGCTTACAGCTCTGGGTCAACAAATTCCACAGGAAATTTAGACAATATCGAGCTGGGAAATAATGGAACAATAAGCAAATCCAAGCAAAACAATGATCTGAGGGCGGAGAACAACAGGGCTTACGCTCGAGTACGCGCGACTACAATCAACATTCACCAGGAGtctgtcaaaaacccgaacaaCCGCGATAGTTTATCAGGACAATCTCGGTCCACCCAGCAAAGATTTTCATCCCCAACAAAACAAAGCAGCACAGGGAGATCATACTCTCCTGCCAAAAATAGAAGTGACACAAAACGCGTGAAAAAAACACGGGAATATCAGTTTTCACCTCGAGAGCGTTCGTTTCCAATCGAGTCCAAAAGTAATGGGTCAAGAGGTTTTGGATCTGCTCCGATTGTGAGCGCGGTCGAAAACGTAATGCACCTCAATGAGTTGAACAGCAGAGGTGTTTCGCTTCTTCACGAAGCAGCGGCAAAAGGAGATGCCGAGGAAGTAAAACTTTTGCTTCTCCATGGCGCAGAGGTAAACAGGCAATCTCTGAACGGAAGCAGCCCGCTTCATGAGGCCGTGAGGACGGGAAATACAATAACAGCGTCGATTTTAATACAACAAGGCGCCGATTTATTCACAGAGACTGACAATGGACAGTTGCCGATTGATTTAGCTCGAAACCCGAATATGAAGAGATTGATAGGTAACGCGATGGCTTTGAAATAA
- the LOC137993606 gene encoding uncharacterized protein produces the protein MSRDPLKLLPFDVAKVRAQDVVVVVAVLAATFLFRAPNVWELKPSWQLYITSDASQTPGRNNLPLPIVTDLDSDGLNEVITTMMDSKIQILVLPPQKEEDDLTSTLPHLHVKAEAVLRSHNVSTSAFPVALGAGCDQRITNSLNICHQIIVVVTNNGVVHCFTDQLELLWTADTFEDQSPSDSHYFKEIALHIVPYSPDFGLVLIGGKLVKDKPPEEHMKHSHHLNMSDGRSAAEVAKLPPRRVRPAKMSLEEKEHFSTYALNSKTGQIHWKHEPGDYEAKKSSREDLLSAYHFKLALHSSEYHVGEAHWSIYTDSLIATLPYRWQHPADTKLQTAHFVKRSPSSSTEMKDKGTSGKFQPHAGEGKPNAVVIHQHKSIEVLNLDSGQPLCTYPISKDHTSVGDVNDDDVIDHVTVFFSSEPVLQPDIIPCSALVTSGAKNLFRGSICRPSSTFGSYFTSTTEEDFHYEPVPVAPLLVPSPSDRKGIFGHLSGNKFKRERIRGFDSVFVISSGRLTSFGPYGEFNWQTDTGNSWEKKTKGEGYETEVFVPNIQAVSTLVERGKDAVLVTGWKSLTLVSLKDGAVLAAHSVPCVSVSPVTLVDFSNDGLTDFVVRCEKSYLGFSLESKPGYWWTVVSIACGLGTILAAVLILRVIEEVIA, from the exons ATGAGCAGGGACCCCTTAAAACTCCTGCCTTTTGATGTTGCTAAAGTGAGAGCTCAAGATGTTGTCGTGGTGGTGGCAGTTCTTGCTGCAACGTTTCTCTTCCGAGCTCCAAATGTTTGGGAGTTGAAGCCCTCGTGGCAGCTTTACATCACCTCTGATGCAAGTCAAACTCCAGGAAGAAATAACTT GCCTCTTCCAATAGTCACAGATTTGGATAGTGATGGCCTTAATG AGGTGATCACTACAATGATGGATTCCAAAATTCAAATTTTGGTGCTTCCTCCTCAGAAAGAAGAAGATGATCTCACTTCTACTCTCCCTCACCTTCATGTGAAG GCAGAAGCTGTGCTTAGGTCTCACAACGTATCCACATCTGCATTCCCTGTGGCTCTTGGGGCAGGCTGTGACCAAAGGATTACTAATTCCCTTAATATTTGTCATCAG ATTATTGTGGTTGTTACAAATAATGGAGTGGTGCACTGCTTTACTGACCAGCTAGAGCTACTATGGACAGCTGACACATTTGAGGATCAGAGTCCATCTGATTCGCATTATTTCAA GGAAATTGCCCTACACATTGTGCCGTACTCTCCTGACTTTGGCTTGGTGTTGATTGGAGGGAAACTGGTTAAAGACAAACCACCTGAGGAGCATATGAA ACACAGTCATCACCTTAACATGTCCGATGGGCGTTCTGCAGCTGAAGTGGCAAAACTTCCACCAAGACGCGTTCGTCCAGCAAAAATG AGTTTAGAGGAAAAGGAGCACTTTTCAACATATGCACTGAACAGTAAAACCGGACAAATCCACTGGAAACATGAACCAGGCGACTATGAAGCCAAAAAAAGCTCTCGTGAG GATCTGCTATCTGCCTACCACTTCAAACTGGCTCTTCATTCAAGTGAGTACCACGTGGGCGAAGCTCACTGGAGCATCTACACCGATTCACTAATTGCAACTCTACCATACAGGTGGCAACACCCAGCTGACACTAAGCTGCAGACAGCCCACTTTGTCAAGAGATCACCCTCATCCTCAACTGAAATGAAAGACAA GGGAACTTCTGGAAAGTTTCAGCCTCACGCTGGCGAAGGAAAGCCCAACGCAGTTGTCATACATCAGCACAAGTCCATTGAGGTGCTAAACCTCGATTCCGGGCAGCCCCTGTGCACTTACCCCATCTCTAAAGACCATACAAGCGTTGGTGACGTGAACGACGATGACGTCATTGATCACGTGACAGTCTTTTTTTCGTCAGAGCCTGTTCTCCAACCGGACATTATTCCCTGTTCCGCTCTGGTAACGTCAGGTGCCAAAAATTTATTTCGAGGCTCTATTTGTCGCCCAAGTTCAACTTTTGGAAGTTATTTTACCTCAACGACTGAAGAGGATTTTCATTATGAACCAGTTCCCGTTGCTCCGTTGCTTGTTCCAAGTCCTTCAGACAGAAAGGGTATCTTTGGTCATTTGTCGGGGAATAAGTTCAAGCGAGAGAGAATCCGTGGTTTTGACAGCGTATTTGTTATTTCTTCCGGACGGCTGACGAGCTTTGGACCTTATGGAGAATTCAACTGGCAG ACAGACACTGGGAATTCATGggagaagaaaacaaaaggggAAGGATACGAGACAGAGGTTTTTGTCCCAAACATACAGGCGGTGTCCACTTTAGTGGAGAGAGGCAAG gatgCTGTGTTGGTGACGGGCTGGAAAAGTCTTACGCTTGTTTCCCTTAAGGATGGCGCTGTTTTAGCTGCTCACTCCGTACCGTGTGTTTCGGTGTCTCCTGTCACCCTTGTGGACTTTAGCAATGATGGCTTAACGGACTTCGTTGTTCGCTGCGAGAAAAG TTATCTCGGCTTTTCCTTGGAGAGCAAACCCGGATACTGGTGGACAGTGGTTAGCATTGCTTGCGGACTAGGAACTATTTTGGCGGCAGTTCTTATTCTTCGAGTCATAGAGGAAGTTATTGCGTGA